One genomic window of Pirellulales bacterium includes the following:
- a CDS encoding CARDB domain-containing protein: protein MFTKRQSWSALTVVTLLVCGSAAASDFAPDAKPLAPPAVDSEIVVQSFTDDAPLYNPTGGSSSGSTSGSSSVSGSQAHSNSTTGANSSAASTVQQPMSANEMVRRHLGTPEPVPSSPKPVHAVSISPPKSSPAAGGSMNVSIQAGVSASQPTVTRGTAAGPSVAAAADPVAEPTEDIAPRDTRPLAQRLKALRQPAMSEGKSDSWDESAAGPSAAPAVLAPSSRRQQAVADDDAVTHPLAISDANSAPNLAPVSPEAEASPARSDSFATPAPSPSSHSSPLRSSRRTVVNPEDLAVPEPTAAASDNVLFKRQSPLLSVETTGPRTVVIGKEALYTVTLSNGGDVAAQDLVVGVKIPDWTDVVGSQSSAGTTRPSLADGTEPFQWRIPRLEAHGKETLTLRLVPRKGRPFDLAVQWTFSPTASQTMVDVQEPKLTMNIAGPDEVLYGQSKLYRLTLSNPGTGKAENVAIDLWPVGNSTAAPSRHPLGSLKAGESKVIELELTARQGGTVTIHAAASAEPGLKVEATQDVLVRRASIAVSVDGAKSRYAGTMAGYSIKVSNPGNAPAENVHVFAALPPEARFASATQGGQWKPEQGKVVWTLPTLRPGEELMLELRCTLSAPGVNKLQVMSTAAGDLNDMADIITNVEALADLKLDVTDPAGPIAVGDEMVYELRVRNRGTKSAESVGVVAYFSEGIEPISAEGGTHDIANGVVAFRPLATLAVGGEVVYRIHARADKHGKQVFRAEVECGELSTKLVSAEETMIYPNDGGSDLQSGNQAIARRNPDPATQSPGTSDQPQLPAGTRR, encoded by the coding sequence ATGTTTACGAAACGACAGAGTTGGTCGGCTTTGACCGTGGTCACTTTGTTGGTTTGCGGCTCGGCCGCCGCCAGCGATTTCGCGCCGGACGCAAAGCCGCTTGCGCCGCCGGCGGTCGACAGCGAAATCGTCGTCCAAAGCTTCACCGACGATGCTCCGCTCTACAATCCAACCGGCGGCAGCTCCAGTGGATCCACAAGCGGCAGTTCGTCTGTCAGTGGGAGCCAGGCACATTCGAACTCGACGACCGGCGCCAATAGTTCGGCGGCGTCCACCGTGCAGCAGCCAATGTCGGCGAACGAAATGGTCCGCCGCCATCTCGGCACGCCCGAACCAGTTCCGTCTTCGCCGAAGCCGGTCCATGCCGTCTCGATTTCACCTCCGAAGAGTAGCCCGGCCGCCGGCGGCTCGATGAATGTTTCGATCCAAGCCGGCGTGAGCGCCTCGCAGCCGACAGTGACGCGCGGCACGGCCGCCGGCCCGTCGGTTGCGGCCGCGGCCGACCCTGTCGCCGAGCCCACCGAAGACATCGCTCCGCGTGACACACGGCCGCTTGCCCAGCGCCTCAAAGCGCTTCGGCAGCCGGCCATGAGCGAAGGAAAAAGCGATTCGTGGGATGAATCGGCGGCAGGACCGAGCGCTGCACCGGCAGTGCTGGCTCCTTCATCGCGGCGGCAGCAAGCCGTTGCCGACGACGATGCGGTGACGCATCCGCTGGCGATCAGCGATGCGAACTCGGCTCCGAACTTGGCCCCCGTCAGCCCGGAAGCGGAAGCCTCGCCGGCGCGGTCCGACTCGTTCGCCACGCCGGCACCGAGCCCTTCGAGCCATTCGTCGCCGTTGCGGTCGTCTCGCCGAACCGTGGTGAACCCTGAAGATTTGGCCGTACCTGAGCCGACCGCCGCCGCTTCCGACAACGTGTTGTTCAAGCGGCAGAGCCCGCTCTTGAGCGTCGAAACGACCGGCCCGCGCACGGTGGTGATCGGCAAAGAAGCGTTGTATACGGTCACCCTCAGCAACGGCGGCGACGTTGCGGCACAAGATTTGGTCGTCGGCGTGAAGATTCCTGATTGGACCGACGTGGTCGGTTCGCAATCGTCGGCGGGGACCACGCGCCCGTCGCTGGCCGACGGTACCGAGCCATTCCAATGGCGAATTCCGCGGCTGGAAGCGCATGGCAAAGAAACGCTGACGCTCCGGCTCGTGCCGCGGAAAGGCCGGCCGTTCGATCTCGCCGTGCAATGGACATTCTCTCCGACCGCTTCGCAAACGATGGTCGACGTGCAAGAGCCGAAGCTGACGATGAACATCGCCGGGCCAGATGAAGTGCTCTACGGCCAAAGTAAGCTCTATCGACTGACGCTGTCGAACCCGGGGACGGGCAAGGCGGAAAATGTGGCGATCGACTTGTGGCCCGTCGGCAACTCGACGGCCGCTCCGTCGCGCCATCCGCTCGGTTCGCTCAAGGCCGGCGAAAGCAAAGTCATTGAATTGGAACTCACCGCTCGCCAGGGCGGCACCGTGACGATCCATGCCGCCGCTAGCGCCGAACCGGGACTGAAGGTCGAGGCGACGCAAGATGTGCTCGTACGCCGGGCGTCGATCGCCGTGTCGGTCGATGGAGCGAAATCACGCTACGCCGGCACCATGGCAGGCTACTCGATCAAAGTCTCCAATCCGGGCAACGCCCCGGCCGAAAATGTGCACGTGTTCGCGGCCCTACCGCCCGAAGCTCGATTCGCCTCCGCAACTCAAGGAGGCCAGTGGAAGCCCGAACAGGGAAAAGTCGTTTGGACGCTGCCCACGCTCCGGCCGGGCGAAGAACTCATGCTCGAGCTTCGCTGCACGCTTTCCGCACCGGGCGTCAACAAATTGCAAGTCATGTCGACCGCCGCCGGCGATCTGAACGACATGGCCGACATCATCACCAATGTCGAAGCCTTGGCCGATTTGAAACTGGATGTCACCGATCCGGCCGGCCCGATCGCGGTCGGCGATGAGATGGTTTACGAATTGCGGGTCCGGAATCGCGGCACCAAGAGTGCCGAATCGGTGGGCGTCGTGGCTTACTTTTCGGAAGGGATCGAACCGATTTCGGCTGAAGGGGGCACGCACGATATTGCCAACGGAGTGGTGGCCTTCCGTCCGCTTGCCACGCTCGCGGTAGGCGGCGAGGTGGTTTATCGCATCCACGCCCGAGCCGATAAACACGGCAAGCAAGTGTTTCGCGCGGAAGTTGAGTGCGGCGAGCTAAGCACCAAGCTGGTCAGCGCCGAAGAGACGATGATCTATCCGAATGACGGCGGTTCGGATCTGCAAAGCGGCAATCAAGCGATCGCCCGCCGCAATCCCGATCCGGCAACCCAATCGCCCGGCACTTCCGACCAGCCGCAATTGCCGGCCGGAACGCGGCGGTAA
- a CDS encoding efflux RND transporter periplasmic adaptor subunit: MVAAFLCAAVAACGCAKTQGQVAAPEPPAIPVAHPATHEVTDFVDFTGQTAAVQTVTIVPRVTGYLEKEPFKEGAEVKAGDVLFEIDPRPYKAQLDQAQGQVILNQARLKEAQADNARAKALAKTPGAISQQDLDRYQAAEEEAEASLEASKASLEVYKLNLSFCQVKSPIDGQVSRYFMTPGNLVNQDQTQLTTIVSLDPMYVYFNMDEVTLLRIRRAIDEGKIKPYQSGQFPVYIGLQGEDGFPHEGRVDFFNNQVDSTTGSITVRGVLQNPPPKVGHRLFSPGMFVRVHLPIGQPHSALLVIDRAIGSDQGLKYVYTMDPKTHVIQQKTVDTGPLEDDGLRVIEPEPKGKGLTADDWVVVGGIQQVHPKTEIRPDFVQMPTLGPSTATDSGAAGGAATSGTATSGTATSGTANSPSNAPASSGTSTGAIKTQQNAETPSPPAEKAPATPPSATPPPAH, encoded by the coding sequence GTGGTGGCCGCGTTTCTGTGCGCGGCAGTTGCCGCGTGTGGCTGCGCGAAGACGCAGGGACAAGTCGCGGCGCCCGAGCCGCCGGCGATTCCTGTTGCCCATCCGGCGACGCACGAAGTCACCGACTTCGTCGATTTCACGGGGCAAACGGCGGCGGTGCAAACGGTGACGATCGTGCCTCGCGTTACCGGCTATCTCGAAAAGGAGCCCTTCAAGGAAGGGGCCGAGGTGAAGGCCGGCGATGTCTTGTTCGAAATCGATCCGCGCCCCTACAAGGCCCAGTTGGACCAGGCGCAAGGACAAGTGATTCTCAATCAGGCGCGACTCAAAGAGGCACAAGCCGACAATGCCCGAGCAAAGGCGCTGGCAAAAACCCCCGGAGCCATCAGCCAACAAGATCTCGATCGCTATCAAGCCGCGGAGGAAGAGGCCGAAGCATCGCTCGAAGCGTCCAAAGCGAGCCTTGAGGTTTACAAGCTCAATCTCAGTTTTTGCCAGGTCAAATCGCCCATCGATGGCCAGGTGAGCCGCTACTTCATGACGCCCGGCAATCTGGTGAATCAAGACCAAACGCAATTGACCACGATCGTGTCGCTCGATCCGATGTATGTCTATTTCAATATGGATGAAGTAACCCTGCTGCGGATTCGCCGCGCCATCGACGAAGGAAAAATCAAGCCGTATCAGAGTGGGCAGTTTCCTGTTTATATCGGCTTGCAAGGCGAAGATGGATTTCCACACGAAGGACGGGTCGATTTTTTCAATAATCAAGTCGATTCGACCACCGGCAGCATTACGGTCCGCGGCGTGCTGCAGAATCCGCCGCCGAAAGTCGGCCATCGGCTGTTTTCGCCGGGGATGTTCGTGCGCGTTCATCTGCCCATCGGCCAGCCGCACTCGGCGCTGTTGGTCATCGATCGCGCGATCGGATCGGACCAGGGGCTCAAATATGTCTATACCATGGATCCGAAGACCCATGTGATTCAACAGAAGACCGTCGATACCGGACCGCTCGAAGACGACGGCCTCCGCGTGATCGAGCCTGAACCAAAAGGCAAGGGCCTGACGGCCGACGACTGGGTTGTCGTCGGGGGCATTCAGCAGGTGCATCCGAAGACGGAGATTCGTCCCGACTTCGTGCAAATGCCGACGCTCGGCCCTAGCACGGCCACGGATTCAGGAGCGGCGGGCGGCGCGGCGACTTCCGGTACAGCGACTTCCGGTACAGCGACTTCCGGTACAGCGAATTCGCCGTCGAACGCGCCTGCCTCATCCGGTACTTCAACGGGGGCGATCAAAACACAGCAAAACGCCGAAACCCCTTCTCCGCCGGCCGAAAAAGCTCCGGCCACGCCGCCCTCGGCCACGCCGCCGCCGGCCCATTGA
- a CDS encoding efflux RND transporter permease subunit: protein MISRFFIDRPIFAAVVSIVITLIGGIALYFLPIAQYPRITPPGVSISISYPGASAQVVADTVAAPIEQQVNGVEGMLYMSSQMGNDGSYTLTVTFDIGVDLNTALVMVQNRVALAMPQLPSQVQNQGITIRKRTPDILLIVNFYADPDKPQYDDIYLSNYATIYCKDELLRVPGISDMSYQGERDYSIRAWLDPQKLASRNMTALDVAAAIQAQNADAPAGMVGQMPAPNGQLFTMPIDTLGRLSTPEQFGDIIVKAMPTALPVRATAAAPPVIGAAGSTSGTAGSASSSSSSSTSSTPTTASSTTLLPTVGSTSSTITGTTGGSSSGMTTTSGSSATTTNLGTTGGATTAGGSTTGGAATGGGGTAAGGGTTGGGAMSAGGGTTGGAGGGGTTSGGGATGPALNAAGMPITAQTPGGRPAAGIVRLRDVARLEMGAASYTQSCLFDGRPSVGLGLYQLPGTNALDVANRVRAKMKELESRFPEGIHYDIAYDTTPFIRESINDVRLTFLEAVALVGVVVLIFLQNWRSVIIPLIAVPVAIVSTFGVMAALDFSLNNISLFGLVLAIGIVVDDAIVVVENVERWLDHGFNPRDATRKAMDEVTGPIVAVALVLCAVFVPCAFVGGITGQFFRQFAVTISVSTVFSAINSLTLSPALAAILLKPRGARRDPLSWFVDSIGGWFFRAFNDVFGMVTTGYSWSIQRMMRLSGVVLVVYGLLMVLTYVVFVSAPTGFVPQQDQGRLIVSVQLPDSSSLQRTMAALHKVADIAIHTKGVAHCVGIGGLSWIAQATSPNFASMFIVLKSFDERRRTGRPDTAIMADLRREWSQQIKDAVVTVYGASPVPGLGVAGGFKAMIEDRGGRGLDSLQQQTDTLRRKLQQGVPGLIGVNTQFRSNTPQLFMDIDRKKAAALGVSLNDVNQTLDIYFGSLYVNSFNDFGRHWQVTVQAEGQFRNRIEDVNLFQVRNNLGQMVPLGTICTAHEIGGPLMVTRYNLYESAALTGNLKPGYSSGEAIAVVDKIANESLPISMRADWTELMFMQKRAGNTSIYVFGLSVMCVFLALAALYESWSLPLAVILVVPLCLLCSVAGVLYSNHDVNIFVQIGLIVLVGLACKNAILIVEFAKQMHIDEGKPVFEATEEASRLRLRPILMTSFAFIFGVIPLVIANGAGAEMRRSLGWAVFSGMLGVTLFGIFLTPVFFYVIQGLGETRLFASARAHWIGSTFAGGLLGLLLGFLLAAIHIGRTPWMPIVLGSAGVLLALTLLEMRRRIKRL from the coding sequence ATGATTTCCCGATTCTTCATCGATCGCCCGATCTTTGCCGCGGTGGTGTCGATCGTCATCACGCTCATCGGCGGGATCGCGCTCTACTTTCTACCGATCGCGCAATATCCGCGCATCACGCCGCCGGGCGTAAGCATCTCGATCAGTTATCCCGGCGCGAGCGCCCAGGTGGTCGCCGACACCGTCGCCGCGCCGATCGAGCAGCAGGTAAACGGCGTCGAAGGCATGCTCTACATGTCGTCGCAGATGGGCAACGACGGATCGTACACGCTCACCGTGACATTCGATATCGGCGTCGACCTGAACACGGCGCTCGTGATGGTGCAAAACCGTGTCGCACTGGCGATGCCGCAACTTCCTTCGCAGGTGCAGAACCAGGGAATAACGATCCGCAAGCGAACGCCCGACATCCTGCTGATCGTGAATTTCTATGCCGACCCGGATAAGCCGCAATACGACGACATCTATCTCAGCAACTACGCCACGATCTATTGCAAGGATGAACTGCTGCGCGTGCCGGGCATTTCGGACATGAGCTATCAGGGCGAGCGCGACTACAGCATCCGCGCTTGGCTCGATCCACAGAAACTGGCATCGCGCAACATGACGGCCCTCGACGTGGCCGCCGCAATCCAAGCTCAAAACGCCGATGCCCCGGCGGGCATGGTCGGCCAGATGCCGGCCCCGAACGGCCAACTCTTCACGATGCCGATCGATACTTTGGGCCGGCTTAGCACGCCCGAACAGTTTGGTGACATCATCGTCAAAGCCATGCCCACCGCTCTTCCGGTGCGAGCCACGGCTGCGGCTCCGCCGGTGATCGGAGCCGCGGGCTCGACGAGTGGCACGGCCGGCAGTGCATCGAGCAGTTCGAGCAGTTCAACATCATCGACCCCGACGACGGCCAGCAGCACGACACTGCTTCCGACTGTCGGTTCCACATCGTCGACGATCACGGGAACGACCGGCGGTAGCAGCAGCGGCATGACAACCACTTCCGGTTCTTCCGCGACGACGACCAACCTCGGCACAACCGGCGGCGCTACGACCGCCGGCGGCAGCACTACCGGCGGCGCGGCAACTGGCGGCGGCGGAACGGCGGCCGGCGGCGGCACCACCGGCGGCGGAGCCATGAGCGCCGGCGGCGGCACGACCGGCGGCGCTGGCGGCGGCGGCACGACTAGCGGCGGCGGGGCGACTGGCCCCGCGCTGAACGCAGCCGGAATGCCAATCACTGCCCAAACTCCTGGCGGCCGGCCCGCCGCCGGAATCGTTCGCCTCCGCGATGTCGCCCGGCTCGAAATGGGGGCGGCAAGCTACACGCAATCTTGCCTCTTCGATGGCAGGCCCTCCGTCGGCCTCGGCCTCTATCAGCTCCCGGGCACCAACGCGCTCGATGTCGCCAATCGCGTCCGCGCGAAAATGAAAGAGCTCGAATCTCGTTTCCCCGAGGGAATTCATTACGACATCGCGTACGACACCACGCCCTTCATCCGCGAATCGATCAACGACGTGCGACTGACATTTCTCGAAGCGGTCGCGCTCGTGGGAGTCGTGGTGCTCATCTTCCTGCAGAATTGGCGGTCGGTGATTATTCCGCTGATCGCCGTGCCCGTGGCAATCGTCAGCACATTCGGAGTGATGGCCGCCCTCGATTTCAGCTTGAACAACATTTCGCTTTTCGGCTTGGTGCTGGCAATCGGAATCGTCGTCGACGATGCGATCGTGGTGGTCGAAAACGTCGAGCGTTGGCTGGATCACGGGTTCAACCCGCGCGATGCCACGCGCAAGGCGATGGATGAAGTCACCGGCCCGATCGTGGCGGTGGCGCTGGTGCTGTGCGCGGTGTTCGTGCCGTGCGCATTCGTCGGCGGCATTACGGGGCAATTCTTCCGCCAATTTGCGGTGACGATCAGCGTGTCGACCGTCTTTTCGGCGATCAATTCGCTGACGCTCAGTCCGGCCCTCGCGGCCATTTTGCTCAAGCCACGCGGCGCGCGCCGCGATCCGCTGTCCTGGTTCGTCGATTCGATCGGCGGCTGGTTTTTTCGGGCGTTCAACGACGTCTTCGGCATGGTCACTACCGGCTATTCGTGGTCGATCCAGCGCATGATGCGTCTCAGTGGGGTCGTGCTCGTGGTGTACGGGCTGCTGATGGTGTTGACCTACGTCGTGTTTGTGAGCGCGCCGACCGGCTTCGTCCCGCAGCAGGATCAGGGGCGGTTAATCGTCAGCGTGCAATTGCCCGATTCATCGTCGTTGCAGCGGACGATGGCCGCCCTGCACAAAGTGGCCGACATCGCCATCCACACCAAGGGCGTTGCGCATTGCGTCGGAATCGGCGGCCTGTCGTGGATTGCGCAGGCCACGAGCCCGAATTTTGCCTCGATGTTCATCGTGTTGAAATCGTTCGACGAGCGGCGGCGGACGGGCCGGCCCGACACGGCCATCATGGCCGACTTGCGCCGCGAATGGTCGCAGCAGATCAAAGACGCCGTGGTGACGGTATACGGCGCGTCGCCGGTGCCCGGATTGGGCGTCGCGGGCGGATTCAAAGCCATGATCGAAGATCGCGGCGGGCGCGGGCTCGATTCGCTGCAACAGCAAACCGACACACTGCGGCGGAAACTTCAGCAGGGCGTGCCGGGATTGATCGGGGTCAACACGCAATTCCGCTCGAACACGCCGCAGTTGTTCATGGACATCGACCGCAAGAAAGCGGCCGCACTCGGCGTTTCGCTGAACGATGTGAACCAGACGCTCGACATCTATTTCGGGTCGCTCTACGTCAACAGCTTCAACGATTTCGGCCGCCATTGGCAAGTCACTGTTCAAGCGGAGGGCCAATTCCGCAACCGCATCGAAGACGTCAATCTGTTTCAGGTGCGCAACAATCTGGGGCAGATGGTACCGCTGGGCACGATCTGTACGGCCCACGAAATCGGCGGCCCGCTCATGGTGACGCGCTACAATCTTTACGAATCCGCCGCCCTCACCGGCAATTTGAAGCCCGGCTACAGTTCCGGCGAAGCGATCGCCGTGGTCGACAAGATCGCCAACGAATCGCTGCCGATCTCGATGCGCGCCGACTGGACGGAGCTGATGTTCATGCAGAAACGCGCGGGCAATACGTCGATTTATGTATTCGGGCTGTCGGTGATGTGCGTGTTCTTGGCGCTGGCGGCGCTTTACGAAAGCTGGTCGCTGCCGCTGGCGGTAATCCTAGTGGTGCCGCTCTGTTTGCTGTGCTCGGTGGCCGGCGTGCTGTATTCCAATCACGACGTGAATATCTTCGTGCAGATCGGGTTAATCGTGTTGGTTGGATTGGCGTGCAAGAATGCGATTTTGATCGTGGAGTTTGCCAAGCAGATGCACATCGATGAAGGCAAGCCGGTTTTCGAAGCGACCGAAGAAGCATCGCGGCTGCGATTGCGGCCGATTTTGATGACATCGTTCGCGTTCATCTTCGGCGTGATTCCGCTGGTGATCGCCAATGGCGCGGGCGCGGAAATGCGGCGCTCGCTCGGTTGGGCGGTGTTCAGCGGAATGTTGGGTGTAACGCTGTTTGGAATTTTCCTCACGCCGGTGTTCTTCTACGTGATTCAAGGACTCGGCGAGACGCGGCTGTTCGCCTCGGCCCGCGCGCATTGGATCGGATCGACCTTTGCCGGTGGATTGCTCGGCTTGCTGTTGGGTTTTCTGCTCGCCGCGATCCACATTGGCCGGACGCCCTGGATGCCAATCGTGCTCGGCAGTGCGGGCGTGTTGCTTGCGCTAACCCTTTTGGAAATGCGTCGGAGAATAAAAAGGCTGTGA
- a CDS encoding efflux RND transporter permease subunit, whose amino-acid sequence MIAEFFVDRPIFATVISVVFVLAGLVAVFTLPVAQYPDVTPPTVQVTALYPGANAETVRDTVAAPIEEQVSGVEGMMYMSSQSTNDGAYNLTVTFKLGMDSDMAQVLVQNRVSLALPVIPALVQNEGINVRKISPNTLMIVNLISTNGNYNDLFLSNYFTIDVKDELGRLPGVAGISYLGERDYSLRAWLDPDKMAALKLNAMDVVNAISQQNIQVAAGQVGQQPAPKGQQFQLTINTLGRLTNPEQFADIIIKAGTQGSSTAGSAASATSATGTASSIGTSPGSGGGGGNSMGGAAPPSTAIVYLKDVVTRTADGKPRVELGAQQYDQSCTLDGQPSVALSIFALPGSNALDTARSVYDKMHELKTRFPDGVDYRIVYDTTPFISESVAEVGYTLLIAVILVAIVVLVFLQDWRAMILPMIDVPVSLIGTFAVMAALGFSLNNLTLFGLVLAIGIVVDDAIVVLENIERQIATGLDARAATIKAMSEITGPILAITLVLSSVFIPCCFLGGVTGQFFRQFAVTIAVSTIISAINAITMTPSRAVVIFKTEEGADGHQHRKEALPWWFFGIIGGLLSVWLGEKFLPGQFGIPPLPGEDAPRWMPWAVHAAYFVPGAIVGGVLGWIVIKPVNAVLGSFFRGFNRLFDRVIAAYGRTVGGLLRMSAIVCMVYGGLLLLTYVQFVRTPTGFIPQQDKGYLLLNIQLPDSASVERTQRMMGRIEEVARNTKGVDHTVGISGQSLILNANAPNLGSMYVMLKPFDQRNSSDLTADAIARKLTAAARKNVRGAVVSAFGAPPIDGLGTTGGFKLIVEDRGNLGLGQLQEVSQQIVDRGNRTHGLKDMFNSTGANTPWLYLDIDRTKAEALGLSVGDVFNTLQVYFGSYYVNNFNEFGRTWQVNVQADQSFRAKVPAVKNLQVRNSQGQMIRLGTLLDVRDTSGPVAVMRYNLYSAAAITGDAGPDTSSGQAVDLAQQIADQQTRMKRSMVTEWTDLAFLQNEAGNSAMYFFALAVIFVFLVLAAQYESWSLPLAVILVVPMCLLCSVFGVQIAHNDVNIFTQIGFVVLVGLASKNAILIVEFAKEKRAAGESAREATLEACRLRLRPILMTSFAFILGVVPLVIAAGAGAEMRRTLGVAVFSGMLGVTLFGIFLTPVFFYVIQWFADRRKPANHRTVENGDNGHNELNRHT is encoded by the coding sequence ATGATTGCCGAATTTTTTGTCGATCGGCCGATTTTCGCGACCGTGATTTCGGTCGTGTTCGTGCTGGCCGGCCTCGTGGCGGTGTTTACGCTTCCCGTGGCCCAATATCCCGACGTCACGCCGCCGACCGTGCAAGTGACAGCCCTCTATCCCGGAGCGAATGCGGAAACGGTGCGCGACACCGTGGCCGCCCCGATCGAAGAGCAGGTCAGTGGCGTCGAAGGCATGATGTATATGTCGTCGCAATCGACGAACGACGGCGCCTACAACCTCACGGTCACCTTCAAGCTGGGCATGGATTCCGACATGGCCCAGGTGTTGGTGCAGAATCGCGTGTCGCTGGCGCTGCCGGTCATCCCGGCGCTCGTGCAGAACGAAGGGATCAACGTCCGCAAGATCTCGCCGAACACGCTCATGATCGTGAACCTGATTTCGACCAATGGCAACTACAACGACCTGTTTCTCAGCAACTACTTCACGATCGATGTGAAAGACGAGTTGGGGCGGCTGCCGGGCGTCGCGGGAATTTCCTACCTCGGCGAGCGCGACTACAGTTTGCGCGCCTGGCTCGATCCCGACAAGATGGCCGCGCTCAAGCTCAATGCGATGGACGTCGTCAACGCCATCAGCCAGCAGAATATCCAGGTTGCCGCGGGGCAGGTCGGCCAGCAGCCGGCCCCCAAAGGCCAGCAATTTCAATTGACCATCAACACCCTCGGGCGGCTGACCAACCCCGAGCAATTCGCCGACATCATCATCAAAGCCGGAACGCAAGGAAGCAGCACTGCCGGCTCGGCCGCCTCCGCCACAAGCGCGACGGGCACCGCCAGCAGCATTGGCACGTCGCCGGGCAGCGGAGGCGGCGGAGGAAATTCGATGGGCGGCGCCGCGCCGCCGTCGACCGCCATCGTGTATTTGAAAGACGTGGTCACGCGCACGGCCGACGGCAAGCCGCGCGTCGAACTCGGCGCCCAGCAATACGACCAATCGTGTACGCTCGATGGCCAACCGTCGGTGGCGCTCTCGATCTTTGCCCTGCCCGGGTCGAACGCGCTCGACACGGCGCGCAGCGTTTACGACAAAATGCACGAGCTCAAAACCCGCTTTCCCGACGGAGTGGATTATCGCATCGTCTACGACACCACCCCTTTCATCAGCGAATCCGTCGCCGAGGTCGGTTATACGCTGCTCATCGCCGTGATCCTCGTGGCCATCGTCGTGCTGGTGTTCTTGCAGGATTGGCGGGCGATGATTCTGCCGATGATCGACGTGCCGGTTTCGCTGATCGGCACGTTTGCCGTCATGGCCGCGCTGGGCTTTTCGCTCAATAATCTCACGCTGTTTGGCTTGGTGTTGGCGATCGGCATCGTGGTGGATGATGCGATCGTGGTGCTCGAGAATATCGAGCGCCAGATCGCCACCGGTCTCGATGCCCGCGCGGCGACGATCAAAGCGATGAGCGAGATCACGGGCCCGATTCTCGCCATCACCTTGGTGCTTAGTTCGGTGTTCATACCGTGCTGCTTTTTGGGCGGCGTGACCGGACAATTCTTTCGCCAATTTGCGGTCACGATCGCCGTCTCGACGATCATCTCGGCGATCAACGCCATCACCATGACGCCCTCGCGCGCCGTGGTGATCTTCAAGACCGAGGAAGGCGCCGACGGGCATCAACACCGGAAGGAAGCGCTCCCCTGGTGGTTCTTCGGCATCATCGGGGGGTTGCTTTCGGTGTGGCTCGGCGAAAAGTTTCTGCCAGGGCAATTCGGGATTCCCCCGCTTCCCGGCGAAGATGCGCCGCGCTGGATGCCATGGGCCGTCCACGCCGCCTATTTCGTCCCCGGCGCGATCGTCGGCGGCGTCCTCGGCTGGATTGTCATCAAACCCGTCAACGCCGTGTTGGGCTCGTTTTTCCGCGGCTTCAACCGCTTATTTGACCGGGTGATCGCTGCCTATGGCCGCACCGTGGGCGGACTGCTCCGCATGAGCGCGATCGTGTGCATGGTGTATGGCGGGCTGTTGCTGCTCACATATGTGCAATTTGTCCGCACCCCGACCGGCTTCATACCGCAGCAAGACAAGGGTTATCTGCTGCTCAATATTCAGCTACCCGACTCGGCATCGGTCGAGCGCACGCAACGGATGATGGGACGGATCGAAGAAGTCGCGCGGAATACCAAAGGCGTCGACCATACGGTCGGAATCTCCGGCCAGTCGCTGATCTTGAATGCCAATGCTCCGAATCTTGGCTCGATGTACGTGATGCTGAAGCCGTTCGACCAGCGGAACAGTTCCGATCTGACGGCCGACGCGATCGCGCGCAAGTTGACGGCCGCGGCTCGGAAGAATGTTCGCGGAGCCGTCGTGTCGGCCTTCGGCGCTCCGCCGATCGACGGTCTCGGCACCACCGGCGGATTCAAGCTGATCGTCGAAGACCGCGGTAACCTGGGCCTGGGGCAGTTGCAGGAAGTGAGCCAGCAGATCGTGGACCGCGGCAACCGTACCCATGGGCTCAAAGACATGTTCAACAGCACCGGCGCCAATACGCCCTGGCTGTATCTCGATATCGACCGCACCAAGGCCGAGGCGCTCGGTCTGTCGGTCGGCGATGTGTTCAACACGCTGCAAGTCTATTTCGGCTCGTATTACGTCAACAATTTCAACGAATTTGGCCGCACATGGCAGGTCAATGTTCAGGCGGATCAAAGCTTCCGCGCCAAAGTGCCCGCAGTGAAAAATCTTCAGGTGCGGAATAGTCAGGGGCAAATGATCCGGCTTGGCACGCTCTTGGATGTGCGCGACACGAGTGGGCCCGTGGCCGTGATGCGCTACAACCTCTACTCCGCCGCCGCGATCACCGGCGATGCCGGGCCCGACACCAGCTCCGGCCAGGCCGTCGATCTCGCGCAGCAAATTGCCGACCAGCAAACGCGGATGAAGCGATCGATGGTCACCGAGTGGACGGATCTGGCCTTTCTGCAAAACGAGGCCGGCAATTCGGCGATGTATTTCTTCGCGCTGGCCGTGATATTCGTGTTCCTCGTGCTCGCAGCGCAATACGAAAGCTGGTCGTTGCCGCTGGCCGTGATCTTAGTGGTGCCGATGTGCTTGCTCTGCTCGGTCTTCGGCGTGCAGATCGCGCACAACGACGTGAATATTTTCACGCAAATCGGCTTCGTGGTGTTGGTCGGGCTGGCCAGCAAGAACGCGATTCTGATCGTCGAGTTTGCGAAAGAGAAACGCGCTGCCGGCGAATCGGCCCGCGAGGCGACGCTCGAAGCCTGCCGCCTGCGATTGCGGCCAATTTTGATGACATCGTTCGCATTCATTCTCGGCGTCGTGCCGCTGGTGATCGCCGCGGGGGCCGGGGCCGAAATGCGGCGCACGCTTGGCGTGGCCGTGTTCAGCGGAATGCTCGGCGTCACGCTCTTCGGCATCTTCCTGACGCCGGTGTTCTTCTACGTCATCCAATGGTTCGCCGATCGCCGAAAGCCGGCCAATCATCGAACCGTGGAAAACGGCGACAACGGGCACAATGAGCTCAACCGACACACGTAA